In Lycium ferocissimum isolate CSIRO_LF1 chromosome 11, AGI_CSIRO_Lferr_CH_V1, whole genome shotgun sequence, a single genomic region encodes these proteins:
- the LOC132037704 gene encoding cation/H(+) antiporter 2-like yields the protein MASTDQQAAGSCNQELVNPIISMGLQYSGILLTSHILQILLKPLGQASPIVQILAGFLMGPSGFSRIHRVEKFFIQSYNSAYYEFMALIFRTIIMFLIGLETDFPYLMRNIRPASIIACGSSLACTFFATAVTFLVFQETASQGSSFLMALMIIITLANAASPIVVRVAADLKFATSETGRLAISSSLIADAYSVFLLFILSEWRTTSIAKWIFFFFLYFVIVGVVIVINMYLANWLNRRNRNKKYLGNTEIFVLVAILYIAAMALEQLGFSSIIASFLIGSMFPRGGKAARTLLIKLTYPIHNFIFPIYFGNHGFRANVTKLKNLRNFMVFSILILSSIGGKIVGTLAACFHLKIPYREGVLIAFMMNLKGHVDMLALTIGLTNDLVLSHDFYDVMIATIIVNTLIWGPIVAFMVRRESDIIGYRQIYFESHNPETELRILACVHSPRPVATMLGLVAASRGPIEVPLTPYLMHLVELPGKKKTNLMYNQREDDELSDEDDYGGNDVVEINDAVDMFTSETGLLVHQIKAVSPFSRMHADVCNTAEDIRASIIVLPFHKHQRIDGKLENGKQGIRTTNQKVLRHAPCSVAILIDRGLTAGSLNPSGSDSLQHIAILFFGGPDDREALGFSKRLGMDHHINLTVIRFLPSSSRGQIAGVNIAQKTDDVLMAISNDEVEKETDSAVLADFHSRYVATGQVGYVEKVVENGAETASSLRDMAEMYSLFIVGKDGRGHSILTTGMSDWEECPELGKVGDFLASPEFDISSSVLVVQQYRPSKNDDDDDDDDKQ from the exons ATGGCTAGTACAGACCAACAGGCAGCTGGTTCATGCAACCAAGAATTGGTTAATCCAATTATTAGCATGGGATTGCAATATTCTGGGATTCTTTTGACATCTCATATATTGCAGATTTTGCTTAAGCCTTTAGGCCAAGCTTCACCCATTGTTCAAATTCTC GCGGGGTTCTTGATGGGTCCTTCGGGGTTTTCAAGAATCCACAGAGTAGAGAAATTCTTCATTCAAAGTTACAATTCGGCTTATTATGAATTCATGGCGTTAATTTTTAGAACTATAATCATGTTCCTTATCGGTCTAGAGACGGACTTCCCTTATCTGATGCGCAACATACGCCCTGCGAGCATTATTGCGTGTGGCAGCAGTTTAGCGTGTACTTTCTTTGCAACTGCTGTCACTTTCTTAGTATTTCAAGAGACGGCTTCCCAAGGTTCTTCATTCTTGATGGCGTTAATGATTATAATAACCTTAGCCAATGCAGCGTCCCCTATCGTAGTCCGCGTGGCAGCGGACCTAAAGTTTGCAACTTCCGAGACTGGACGGTTAGCTATATCTTCTTCCTTGATAGCCGATGCATATTCGGTTTTTCTATTGTTTATACTTTCGGAATGGAGGACGACGTCGATTGCGAAAtggatctttttcttttttctctattttgttATCGTCGGTGTAGTTATTGTAATCAATATGTATCTGGCTAATTGGTTGAATAGGAGGAATAGGAACAAAAAGTACCTTGGAAATACCGAAATATTTGTACTTGTAGCGATTCTCTATATCGCTGCTATGGCCCTTGAACAGCTTGGATTCAGCAGCATTATAGCTTCTTTCCTTATTGGCTCAATGTTCCCTAGAGGAGGCAAAGCGGCTCGCACTTTGTTGATCAAACTCACATATCCGATTCACAATTTCATATTTCCAATCTACTTTGGGAACCATGGTTTCAGGGCAAATGTGACTAAGCTGAAAAATCTGCGTAACTTCATGGTATTCTCTATCCTTATTTTGTCTAGCATCGGAGGGAAGATTGTTGGCACACTGGCAGCTTGCTTTCACCTAAAGATTCCTTATAGGGAAGGCGTGCTTATAGCTTTTATGATGAATTTAAAAGGTCATGTTGATATGCTGGCATTGACAATTGGCTTGACAAACGAT CTTGTTTTGAGCCACGATTTCTATGACGTGATGATTGCAACAATTATTGTGAACACATTGATATGGGGACCAATAGTAGCTTTCATGGTGAGAAGAGAAAGTGATATCATTGGCTACAGGCaaatatattttgaatctcATAATCCAGAAACCGAACTACGAATACTTGCTTGTGTGCATAGTCCGCGACCTGTGGCAACTATGCTCGGACTTGTTGCAGCCTCTAGAGGGCCAATAGAAGTTCCACTAACCCCTTACTTGATGCATCTGGTTGAGCTACCAGGTAAAAAAAAGACTAATTTGATGTACAATCAAAGAGAAGACGATGAActaagtgatgaagatgattatggtgggaatgatgttgttgaGATAAACGACGCCGTGGATATGTTCACTAGTGAGACGGGGTTATTGGTTCACCAGATTAAAGCTGTATCTCCGTTTTCACGTATGCATGCAGATGTTTGTAACACTGCTGAAGATATAAGAGCGTCTATTATTGTGCTTCCTTTCCACAAACACCAGAGAATAGATGGGAAGCTAGAAAACGGTAAACAAGGCATACGAACTACAAATCAGAAAGTTCTTCGTCATGCCCCATGTTCGGTTGCCATTCTTATTGACCGGGGCCTTACAGCTGGGTCCTTAAATCCTTCAGGTTCTGACTCTCTGCAACACATTGCTATCTTATTCTTTGGCGGACCTGATGATCGTGAAGCATTAGGGTTTAGTAAACGTCTTGGCATGGATCATCACATAAATCTCACCGTAATTAGGTTCCTTCCGTCGTCTTCAAGAGGACAAATTGCAGGAGTCAATATTGCCCAGAAAACGGATGATGTATTGATGGCAATATCTAATGACGAAGTAGAGAAAGAAACAGATAGTGCAGTTTTGGCAGATTTCCATAGCAG GTATGTGGCGACAGGTCAAGTAGGGTATGTGGAAAAGGTTGTAGAAAATGGCGCAGAGACAGCATCTTCCTTGAGAGACATGGCTGAAATGTATTCATTGTTCATAGTAGGAAAGGACGGGCGAGGACATTCAATTCTAACAACTGGAATGAGTGATTGGGAAGAATGTCCTGAGCTCGGTAAAGTAGGAGATTTTTTGGCTTCTCCAGAATTTGATATTAGTAGTTCAGTTCTTGTTGTTCAGCAGTATAGACCTTCAaagaatgatgatgatgatgatgacgatgacaaACAATAG
- the LOC132037448 gene encoding uncharacterized protein LOC132037448, with translation MPTTSSKSNHFRSISLPGRSHSNHVRSISVPGSSHQSTEKLKEAINNLKALEISPTSSAEAMYNGLLGLEELYKCVNVLLNLPQTLQAFSQYRLGKMVEDLLDKSVRLLDLCGTTRELVLQYKENVRDLQSSLKRRKKDSTTETSMTKFTAFSKKIKKEAKRLVVVLKQMDQETERSFIPKDADQHTVDMIKTLKEANAVRVSIFQMFLSFLSVPLLKPKVSKWSLVSRLLVNKGRLACEGQEGKMNLETRLEPFEAHLDNFENGLEGIYRCMSRSRSSLLNILKELGFSTPMWFNLELCKEKKETTVEKLFGEYMCLFRKSPNVGASRYKSVRSF, from the coding sequence ATGCCTACTACTTCTTCAAAATCCAACCACTTTCGATCAATTAGTTTGCCCGGAAGATCACATTCGAACCATGTTCGATCAATCAGTGTGCCTGGAAGTTCCCATCAAAGCACTGAAAAACTTAAAGAGGCCATCAATAATCTCAAAGCATTGGAAATATCACCCACATCATCAGCAGAGGCTATGTACAATGGTCTACTCGGTCTAGAGGAGTTATACAAGTGCGTGAATGTTCTACTTAACTTGCCTCAAACCCTTCAAGCCTTCTCCCAATATCGTCTTGGGAAAATGGTTGAAGATTTATTGGATAAATCTGTGAGGCTTCTTGATCTTTGTGGCACTACAAGGGAACTCGTCTTGCAATATAAAGAAAATGTTCGAGATCTTCAATCCTCTCTcaaaaggaggaaaaaagatTCAACAACAGAAACCAGCATGACCAAATTCACCGCCTTCAGCAAGAAGATTAAGAAGGAAGCTAAACGACTAGTCGTGGTCTTAAAGCAAATGGATCAGGAGACTGAACGGTCATTCATACCCAAAGATGCAGATCAACACACAGTAGATATGATTAAAACACTTAAGGAAGCCAACGCAGTGCGCGTTTCCATTTTTCAAATGTTCTTGTCCTTCTTGTCTGTTCCACTTTTGAAGCCAAAGGTATCTAAATGGTCATTGGTTTCACGATTATTGGTAAACAAGGGAAGATTAGCATGTGAAGgccaagaaggaaaaatgaactTGGAAACTAGGTTGGAACCATTCGAGGCTCACCTTGACAACTTCGAAAATGGCTTGGAAGGAATATATCGGTGCATGAGTAGATCGCGGAGCTCTCTCCTGAATATCTTGAAAGAACTTGGATTCAGTACACCCATGTGGTTCAACCTGGAATTAtgtaaagagaaaaaagagacaACCGTCGAAAAACTCTTTGGAGAGTATATGTGTCTCTTCAGAAAAAGTCCTAATGTTGGAGCTTCTCGTTATAAAAGTGTACGTTCTTTTTAg